The region TGGCCTCAACATTAACTTATTtatttagagcggttttcaaaagactgtcgaaaaaccaaaaccaaagcaattactccgaccaatcacaacgggcacaaacagctccatgaaccaatcacaattcctagcaattacttgtaactcgcccgaagcgcgggaaatatcacgcgtacatggcgcgattggttttggttttgctcctcattggttgaaaaactggcgcgagtcttttaagccaatcactaagcgtagaaATCGCAATcccgtaattactttcgacagtcatttgaaaactgctctaaacgCGTACATTGCTTTCTCTTAATGCGCACGCATGTAACGCACACTCTTAGTCACACATTCATATTTCATAGCTGTGTTTCTCGCGCGCGCACGTTACATGCAAGCGCACTTTCACCGTCAACCTCGTTctcagggtcctttctctacttcgaagtagagaaaggaccctgggaacgaggttgtttcATCGTTAATTTTCGTATGGCGTATGCCAACTTGTCACAATGGGCTTTTTTACACTGATGAAGGGCTCTGCCCGAAAcgtttgtacattttttaatgttcaatgaCACTTTAAAGAGTTTCCCATTAACAGGAGCCTATGATCTCGTGCCATTAactttttcctatttttataGTGTCACGcactgtttttcaatttttcgaTATCCTCGTAATTGCTCGAGCGAGCGAGAGCAACACtaatcttgcaatacatctcGGGGCTATTGCGCAATGAATCTCGAGATCGCCCGATTATAAATGCTTTGCCTTGCGGTTTGGTTTCTGAGGTACACACGGCATTTCTTCGGGCCGTCGGATTACAGTCTTCGGATTGCCGTCAAATACCGAGCACCACCGAACGAATGCTCGGCTAATCACGTGGcagaaaacaaacataatATTCGTTTCTCTGAGTTGTGGTGGATTTTCCTCTcgattttcctgtttttttttttatttttacggCAGGTATCATTATGATTCGACTTAGATATGTAATTGAAAGTTGTCAGAGCTTTCAAGCTGTATTGTTCTCTGATATGAGAAACATTTCGCTTCAGATTCTCGGTTGAGTTTGGAACGAAGGCAGTCGCATGTTATGTCAAAGGCTACCATCACCATCGTCTACTACAACAAGCTACAAGGCGTTTGGCCTTGCAAAATCTCCCCTCTATGGGCCTGCCTGCATTGATCAGGCCTCCTCCTATTTGGAGGGTGCTGAATAAGCCCCGTTGCGTGCGTTTACCAAACAATGAAGCCCTGCAATGGGCAATATTATCACACAGCAAGATCTAAGTCGGCAATAATTGCACTCTCGAATATTACTGTACGATTTACTCTCGAGCATTTCCCTTCTCATTGAGAATTACTAGTTTCTACATATTGTTAgtagaaaaataatgaatttcAGTGCTTCCTATGTAACCAACCTATCTGTTTGTGGAGAGAGAGAGGTAATTAATTAGTCTCAAATACCCTGGTTataatttttcttgcattCCTTGCATTCACAACATAGATGCCAAATCAAAGTAAAATCATCAGAACTATTACTCAGtaatatattaattttttaatattaatacCGTTATATCCTGTAACGTTTCACCGATTGATGGCAATTAAAAAGGCCCAGCTTGTTTAGAGATTCGGATTAACACACGATGCtgttcaaaatggctgaactctctctctctctctctctctagtACCCATGACTCTATGCGTCACATAGGTCCACATAGCATACTTGCAAGACACTACATATCCTTTCCAGCTCATGGATAACGTTGCCATGACATGAGATATAGTTAATGGTAGTCTCTTACCGATAGTGCTAGCACGTTTTTGggcattattttgctttgcgagcactttttttttacattttatctAAAAAAGCACTGCtagcattttttcttattttcgactgattatttgtataattttgcGTTAAACAGCACAATCTGACTTCATATATGTTGTCCAAAGCCGCATTTTGCACTCATTTTAGTCAAAGGAGCCGAGGAAGCTGGGGAATAGGTTTGATAGGTCAGCGGTTGCCTTCTAGAGTCCATGATCCATCTCACTCGTTCCAAGATTAAAGTtgcatggaaaaaaaacattgatcgTTACgttttgttgatgaaaaatgcaagtgaaaatctgaaaaatgtaatgtcctatgattaaaaaaggcggaaaaagtgaagaaaataaaagcagaagtcgacacaacgtagaaggatcttttttgtaggtgtactatatttcggctggccaaaccagccttcttcaggtacaatgataattttacattggtacgtgatttttatgttgcatgttgtgtaataaccggaaataagtaaaaataattgacagtgtaaactaaagataagtataaggtgacaaaataatgaaataacatgataagaggtaacaatattaataggtttcttcgcggatgttcagaccatcgggatcaattgttctgcctttttgaattaaaaaagcttccctggccttacggatggaatctcgcttggagaagattttttcgatggggattaatatcatgtcgttagcagtgtggttaggagaggacaggaaatgttctgcggctgtggtaggtttagatttgttgttagggttatctatggtacggcggtgttcattaaatcggtcttttaaacgtcgtttcgtctctcctatgtattgtagattacagcggttgcattgaatcatgtagatgaggtttttagtttcacaagtaaggttaaattttatggggCGAGTTTCCCCGGTAGAAAAGAAGGTATATGTAGTAAGTCCGTGAGAAATGTAGGGACAAGTAGCGCAGTTTTTTCCACAACGGAAAGAACCACAAGGAAGTTGAGGATTGGCAGAATTAGAAGGGAGTTTAGCTGTAACTAATAAGTCACGAAGGTTGGGTGAGCGTCGGAAGGCTACAACAGGTGGATGCTGGAAGACGCTTTTGCAGCGATTAGAGGAGAGCaacagattgaaatgttttttgatgatgtgagAGATGTGAGGGAGTGATGGATTAAAGGTAGTTATGAATGGTATTCGTTTAGGTTTGTTGTCTTTGGTTTGTAAAGTGAGTTGGCGGGGGATGTCTGCGGCGCgtcgtatttgtttgttgacgaAGTTACGGTTGTAACCTCGTTTAAGGAGGTAAGTGGCAAGTTGAGCAGTGCGAGTATGAAATGTAGCGTCGGTAGAACAGATACGTCGTAAACGGAGTGCAAGACTGAaaggaatggctttttttgtatgtaaagGATGGCAGGATGAATAGAGTAGATGTTGGTGTTTGTCTGTAGGTTTGGTGTAAAGATCAGTAGATATATTTCCGTCGTTAGTCAAAGAGACATTTACGTCAAGGAAAGGTATGTTAGTAGAGGAGTGTGAACTGGTGAATTTGATGGTGGAGTGAATGTTGTTGAGATAGTCGATGGAAATTTTTAGGTTATCCAGACCTTCGGTCCAGATCATAAAAATATCATCGATATAGCGCAGCCAAGTGTGAGGTTGAAATggggcatttttcaaagcgtttgcttcgaaaaaaccaagaaaaaggtTAGCATAAGAGGGAGCCATTTTAGTACCCATGGCGGTGCCGTGGATTTGGAGATAGTGGTTATCATTAAAGGAGAAATTATTCATGGTGAGAATCATACGAATGAGGTCACAGAGTGTGCTAGTGGGAATGGTTTTGTGGGAGGAAGTGCGTAGAAAACGCTCACAAGCATTAATACCTTCATTATGTGGGATATTAGTATATAATGATGAAACATCAAGTGTGACCAGTAAGGAATTAGCGGGTAAATTACCGATGGTGAGGAGTTTGTTAAGAAAGTCGTTAGTGTCCTTGACAAAGGATGGCAGTTTATGAACTAAAGGTTGAAGGTGATAGTCAACGAAATGAGACAAGCGTTCCGTGGGATGGCTGTTAGATGAAACAATAGGGCGTCCTGGATTGCCCGGCTTATGTACTTTAGGTAGAATGTAAAATCGTCCTGGTTTAACGTCAGATTGTATGAggtattgtttggttttgtcaTTTATAAGTTTGTCCTTATGCATTCTGTTAACGTAAAAAGTAACACGTTTTTGTATGTCGGCAGTGATATCTTCGTCTAGGTGTTGGTAGAATTTGGTGTCAGTAAGTTGTCTGTTGCATTCGTCGATGTACCAGgtcttgtccataacaacagtaccGGAACCTTTGTCCGCgagttttataaaaaaaaagtgagaattttttttgtaacccacaagcactttttaaaaaaaattagcattattttagcactttttggcaaaaaacaagcactgcttttagcatttaatgctttttttacGAGCACTTTCGGTAAGAACCTAGTTAATGGTGGGAGTTCACTCACCCACTCGACAGTCCACTCATCCATTTTATACCTCTCCTGAGTGACAAGCATTACTTTTGTACCGCTGCCACAGTCATATGTGATCCCCGAATACAAAGGTATCACTGACAGTTCGTATCACTAGGATTTATCATTAGAGAGATGTCTTTCCCGGAAGTTTGACCGTTATGAAACTCTTCTAACTgaagacaacaacaactttcaaGAAAGTAAAAGATTTTACCTGGAATCGGTCGACGCCATAATTCAATACGAAGCTCAAGGCGATGTCAGCTGAGCGTGGGAAAATAGTCGATGACTCCAGTGTCAGTGGCCCTGCAGGCAGTTGGAATTTCACACTGGTCAAACGTAAAAATCCATCGCCACTTCCACTTTTCGCCACCTCGAACTACCCATTCTTTTTTTACACGAAAATGTAGAAGGCTTTCGTATGAAAACGCTTTGATCAAAAATCACTGGAAAACGAAAGTATAGTCTGCTCTATGTAGTCTGCAGTCTGCAGACACCGACCTACGTAGGCTCGATTACCAGCCGCTGTTCGGGAGAGGAGCCCGCGCTCCTCCCCGAAGTCTCTCGGGGAGGGACCAGACCAGACACGAGAGAGCGGCGGAAATCGAGCCTACGACCTACGTGGCTGTCGATACCTCGATCGAGTACCAACTAAGGTATCGGCCGACTATCGATCGGTGTATCGTCCGCCACATTCACCGATATAGGgacgtcttttttttttaacgactTTATTGGGCATATCAGATAAATATTTAAACAAGACAAAAGTGCATGACAaatagaaaacagaaaattaaaacttagagaaaaaaaaactgcacccAAAAGGGAAGGCGCGAACGGGATGTAAAGTGCCATGCGAGGCGCCCCCCTCGAAATTAAAAACactataaaaattaaaaaaatacagaaTAGATAATTTCAAACTTAGTGGCACGAGCACAAACTGGCTAGTGTCCACGTGCAGGGCCAGTCAATCTCATATGTAGTTTTTAGACGGGCAAGCATTACATTGCGAACGGATTCTCGGAACGAACCTGGGTTGTCAAAACTAGTGGATGGTAAGACGGAGCAAGTAAAGTTCCAGAGTTTAACAATGCGATTAAAGTATGAGGCCTGAAAAGTACTGGTTCTACAAAAAGGCGTTTTTAGGTTAAGAGAATTACTAAGTCTGGTACGGCCATGGGAGATAAAGTCAACAAAACAGTGAACATTAaggcaggagcctatgagcaggagcatgcaactcaactatatttctgtcacggcgttttcatagaccgatttatttttagatctaATCtcctttgaatgagactcccgtgggagtgccataaccaatcacaagacactaattgacgtcactgcgtcactggaccggaactgcctttctttcacaaatgaaaaggtgtactaaaatagatcagtctgtaaaaatgccgtgacataggcttagtatgggagttgcaagctcctgctcatcggctcctgattAAGGTCAATATGGTTGTATGgacatttgtaaaaaaataacaagtcTTTCAGTTCTCTATCATAGGATAAATGGAGCAAGTCTAGCTTGATTAATCTGTCCTTATAAGAGACCTCTCCCACCCGAGTTTGTAAAATCCAGCGGGTGGCGCGGCGTTGTACTCGCTCGACTTGGGCCTTTAGGGTGACTTGAGCGGGCGACCAAACTTGCGTGGCGTAGCACAGCTGAGACTTTTTCGGTGGAGACGCGCTCAAGTTGAGCACTATCCAGGGTGTACTCGTGAACCAGGGGGAATTTTTTACGGGTGACAGTAAGCGATTTACATTTAGAGGTGTTAAATTTAATGCGATTATGCTTTGACCAGCTGTTTAGGTTGCCTAGAGTAGTTTGCAGAGACTGACAATCACAGATAGAGGTAACGCTTTTGTACAGCTTGGTGTCGTCAGCATACAACGCTACCCTGCCTACGACTTCCTCCGGTAGATCGTTAATAAAGATTGTGAACAGTATCGGCCCTAACAGACTCCCTTGTGGGACGCCGGAAGTAACCGGCGCCCATTTTGATGCAGCACCTTCCACAACCACCCTTTGGGGGACCAGTTAAGTAGTCCGTGAACCGTGCAAATAGTGGTCCCGAAACACCATACGCATTCAACTTGGCCAGGAGGATTGAGTGATCTACGGAGTCGAACGCTTTGGCGAAATCCAGGTAGATTAAGTCAGACTGAATGTTCTTGTCCAGAGCTTCGCCTATGGCGTGCAATACCGACAATAGCTGGGTGACACACGAGCGGTTCTTCAAAAACCCGTGTTGTGAAAGGCTGATTAAGTGTTTCACATGATCGCAAAAACGGGTGGCCACACAACGTTCCAAGATCTTACTGATAATACTAAGGAGTGAGATGGGCCGATAGTTTAAGGAGTGAGATGGGCCGGATGGGCCGATAGTTTTTGGTAGGGTAACCCTCCTAGGAGGGCCAACTTTTCTGAATGGAATGGCCTGTTGATCTTTTCTGGGTCTCTGTCGTCCAATTtagtctgtaatcatactcctGATGGACAAATCGGGCTCCCGcttcgcggtcgtccgattgtGTTAATCATTCGTATGaatacagaccgaattggactccacttaGTCCTACTACCATTACTAATATTTGGCAGTAAAAACGGAAGGATGCCTCCGAAGATGATAAACAGAGATAAGGGGCCTAATGCGTAACAAACCTTGGTGaacctaaaagaaaacattgttaagtgttgaaaaataaaatgtactTTAGGAGCCCCAAAAAGATAGATCTTCATCGGCCTACCGTTCTTTGAAGAACTTCCCTTGCCAGTGCTGATCTCGTATTGCCTGTTCTTTCTTCCGCGGCCATTCTTCTGCCTTGATCTTCTCTCCCTACCTCGTTGTGAACCTCTGGTTCAGGGTATTTGAGCTCTTGTCTTGTGCCCATCTCGGCTGCATATTTCGTTGCATCATTTTGAGAGATCTTTTTCCcttgactgacgtttcgacaacctgtgcggaagccatcttcacttgactctgaagatggcttcggTACatgttgtcgaaacgtcagtcactaacaacagtccttctcaggactccaatcacccagatgatctttttcaatcaagctAACTTAACAATGACGTCGGCCGGGCACTTGGCGCTTACTTCTATTCCACTGATCTCACTGAAGACAATCCCATCTCAAATATTAAGCAATCCTTTCAACCTCCAAAGATGTGTTGTAAACAGTTTACTCTGTACTCTTCAGTTTTGCTTTATGTTCGCAACATCCTAAGTATAATGACAAATCTTTTCATTTATATCTGTTAGCTGGTTCAATAGAGCGTCGTACTTCTAAGAAGTAAAACTGACGTTGTCCtcaatttcacttttcattcaAGGAAGCAAGCTCCTGTTTTAAAAGGTTCTTCACCTGCATTTAAGTAATATCAGTCACCATACTCGGTAAATTTAGCATCGATGCTTCGAGCGTCCCAAAACACGTCCACTCGAAGTAGCGAAATATGCTATGTGCTTGCTTGCGTGCTTGCATCActagtgaaaaccaggcttaatAAAAATAGTGTGAATACTAACAAAGTAAGATGATGGTTTATGTGGGTAAATGAATACCGATGGGTGAATTGTGGGATATTAAATGTACatgtacagtcgaacctcgattaccCGGACTCGTTAGGACCACACAaaatagtccggataatcgagggtccggataatcgaaaatatgaatattaatgaagagcaaaatcgaGGGGTGACTCTATTCGGCCGAATGGTGGAACGGTGGAACGGTGGAACGGTGGAACGGTGGAACGGAATGGCGGAACACAAGAATATTATAAAACACGAtaaatattgaatattttgaaacgCGGAATATACAGAATATTCTAAAACGCGGAATATACGGATTAGTCTAAAACGCGGGATGAGAGGAAAGTCTTTAAAAAGAGGATATAAATAATACACTTTTTGCCTGTGAGTGGTTTGGGTAGGATAACAAAACTTCGTACATTTCCTCGCGACCAAAGGTACAAAAAATGTGTCACAGAGAAGAGATCATACAAAGTGATCCACCTCTGGGCGATATGTTTCCCCGCTTCCGTTTTTGTGTCCCACACTCAGAGAAGGAAAAATGGAGAGAGACGCTAACGGTAAGTGTCTCAATTATCTTAAAAGCATGATTTACGACATGTTGttcgtttcttttgcagggTAATTTAAGTCAGTGCCTTTTGTAAGATCTTTGCTACAAAACCTAATTCATTCATACACGATTTCCCCGTCAGGTATTGTTGTGATCGGCAGTAATATTGATGCgcttattttattaattaaggtTATCATTAtgttcaatttcatttcattttatataTCTAGACGTCTTGTTTGATGGCTCCCCTTTGTAAGACGGTGATACTGAACATAGTGAATTACAGGTAACGAAACAACTAAACATATCGCTAGGGGCTGAACTCTTCTCTGTAACACATTTTTATGTCTTTTGGAGCGAGGAAATGTACAATTATCATCCGAAGTTTTGTTATGGTACCCATACTACTCAAAAAAAGTGTATTTTTTATATCCTTTTTTTAAAGACTTTCCTATCATCCCACGTTTTAGAATAATCCGTATATTCCGCGTTTTAGAATATTCCgtgtattttgtattttagaatATTCCGTGTGTTCCACCGTTCCACCGTTCCACCGTTCCACCATTCCGCAAATAGAGTCACCCCaatcgagcaaaactgattaaattaagaaaacgacatttaatcgtgaaacaacaactttacaaatcatttggagtACAATATCGTCTGCATCTTCagttttatcttttatgggAAGAACGGATCGCTTGCGCTTTAAAGACATGACGATCGTGTATAAACGTTCGTGACGctagcttctttgttttccatgccatagagcttgaaatttcacttagcaacaacgcaactctgagccaatcagaacttattcgaatgttcttcattacttACGACAAGCGCGAGCGctgcttttgctctttgagagcaaaaacCCTCGCGTTTGACTGcacctttcaatgctgtagttttaaaaaggatagGGCTATGGatcttgatcgtgactaataaatattcatgactaaattgggaccagagaaaaagtccggataatcgagaaatccggaaaatcgaggttcgactgtattaCGTAACTCAGAACTCGTTGTGGGTATATTCACAAGGTCTTCTCGGAGTTGCAAAAAAACTGGCTCTAGTAAAGGCCTTTCGGCCTTCTTCCGTCCCCAGGCTTCCGTTCAGAAACTCACTAAGGCCAAGAGTCTTCAAACATGGCCGGCCAAGATAAGTTGGATGTGGAAATGCAGAGGTTTATTTTAGCAGAACAGgagaaagtgaaatttcagGGTCATGTTCACAATATAACTGACGCTTGCTGGGATAAATGTGTGGATAAAGTTGGATCGAAGCTGGATTCTAGAACCGAAACATGTATTGTGAACTGTGTTGAGAGATTCATCGACTCTTCAAACTTGGTCACAAATCGCTTCACCCAAATAGGTCAGAACTGAACCCTCTTTCGTCTCACCTAAAGATTTTGGACAGTATTCAAGAAAGGAAAGAGGAAAGAAGTGATTGTTATTTTGTGACATATATTTGCCaaacataatatttttaagcGATCTATCTCATCTGGAAGGCAGTCCACATCGGACACATCGTTGATAACTATTTTACAAGGAACTGTAGGACATTGATTGTTTTGAGGGAGAAGAAAAAGTCTTGGACTGAATGTATCGTTTCTCTTATCCTGGATGAAGAGATTCATGCAAAGCAATTGAGAGGATAAGGCTTGCACGTCCTTCAATATGGTGGTTTTGCAGTTGGTAATGGCTGTGTGCAGGCATAATCATATGCATGGACTTTAGTGAAGGCACGTTTCCTGTGTCTGACTAGAATAAGGGCTATTTCTAATTTCCAACGACtacttgagaaatttctgccatccAAGTGGCTAAAGGCAGTGGTCTCATACTGTGGCTGTATTTTAAAGTGGCATAAAAAATGTAGCTATTTCATATTTCCAAAGCTGTCATATTAATGAAAGAATAACGTGAGTTTTCTGGtctattttctttcaaaaataatGGTACCAAATTTCAGTTAGCTTGGGGGGTGTGGAATGATGCAAAAAGATACCGCTCACGGTATTTATTACAGAATGTCACGTCAAATCATGCAGAGGGGACAAGGTTGCAGTTGGGTCTACAGGAGAAGTAGTGTTAGTTAGATAGATACTTGCTTATCAGCTAGCATTTTTGGATGTATGAAAAAGGACAAAGGGACAATGTTTGCAATACAGGGTGTGCATCTCATTAAAATCTCTTATAAATGACTTTAATCAGTTCAGTTTATTTGGAAATCCACGTGCAGGCATGTGCTATTCTGTTGATTATGCAGACATTGATGAAATACCAGGAGGACAATTTCTTTGACTTATCTTTTATTCTTTCTGTTGCCAATTTGTTCTTCAAGGTGACTGACTTGTGAATGAAAAAGGTAAACACGTACAATGCTTTGATGGTAATTTCCTATTGGCTGAGACTGAAGTAGTCATGACAACCTTGTTATCTTCACTTGTGAATGGTACAAATTGTACCTTCATTGGATATGAAATTTTTGTCACTGGAAAAATTGTGGTATTTCACCGGTATCTATATAATAAATGGTTCTTCTTAGTGGTGGAAATGGCTATAAAACACTCAAGTTTATATGgtaaaatgcaataattacCAACTtttcaccgaagtggaggtggttagtggtggatatttaccgagccACGACGCGGctaggtaaatatccaccactaacCAACCCCACTTCGgtgaatagttgttttagtatatactaaaacagtgaGATAATATACACCACCAAAACTATTCTGtaaaaaatatcattcaacTTTGATTTGCAAGTGAACAGGATAGGTTGTGCaagattaatttgcatttgtgaacaaaacctttttcattggtttttatCATGAACTCTAGGTTAAAAACTTAACCATTACCTTCAAACACAACCAAACCAAATTTAGTTGCTTTCTTGGTGTTTTCAGGGACTGCTTCATAGTTAATGATTAATGAGTGATTTCTTCGCTAAGTCACAGATGTAAACCGGGATGCCATTATTTCCCATGTTGCTTGAAGGTAAATAGCAAAGGATATTCAGAGTTTgactagccaatcagagcacactTTTAACGCTATccactgttttagtatatattAGTATTTActaaatcagtggatagcaattttcacacgttttgattggctcctgtAACTCGGAATAACCTtggctattcactgttttgcgaacagaaagaaaaatggtgcatcgtttcgcgaaagtttcagaagaaggaattgaaacagcatttttttatccatctgagttggtaaatactaaaacaactatccccctcagggtcggtgaagagcggtgaaTATATACTTTGACGCTTCGTgcctcggtatatatccatcactattcacctcccctttgggggatagttgtatactattaa is a window of Acropora palmata chromosome 4, jaAcrPala1.3, whole genome shotgun sequence DNA encoding:
- the LOC141879462 gene encoding uncharacterized protein LOC141879462, encoding MGTRQELKYPEPEVHNEVGREDQGRRMAAEERTGNTRSALAREVLQRTVHQVLVGYKKNSHFFFIKLADKGSGTVVMDKTWYIDECNRQLTDTKFYQHLDEDITADIQKRVTFYVNRMHKDKLINDKTKQYLIQSDVKPGRFYILPKVHKPGNPGRPIVSSNSHPTERLSHFVDYHLQPLVHKLPSFVKDTNDFLNKLLTIGNLPANSLLVTLDVSSLYTNIPHNEGINACERFLRTSSHKTIPTSTLCDLIRMILTMNNFSFNDNHYLQIHGTAMGTKMAPSYANLFLGFFEANALKNAPFQPHTWLRYIDDIFMIWTEGLDNLKISIDYLNNIHSTIKFTSSHSSTNIPFLDVNVSLTNDGNISTDLYTKPTDKHQHLLYSSCHPLHTKKAIPFSLALRLRRICSTDATFHTRTAQLATYLLKRGYNRNFVNKQIRRAADIPRQLTLQTKDNKPKRIPFITTFNPSLPHISHIIKKHFNLLLSSNRCKSVFQHPPVVAFRRSPNLRDLLVTAKLPSNSANPQLPCGSFRCGKNCATCPYISHGLTTYTFFSTGETRPIKFNLTCETKNLIYMIQCNRYRLVT